The following proteins are encoded in a genomic region of Spirosoma sp. SC4-14:
- a CDS encoding imelysin family protein, producing MKRTLTYLSLAALLTLAGCKDESNPSTVPSTDELEKAALTNYANLVYANYSDAYDGAKAMSDKINAFLAAPSAAGLDAARQAWRDARVPYGQTEAFRFYGGPIDGDNGPESYINGWPLDESYIDYVKGSPTAGIINDPATYPTITKQLLIDLNEKDSETHLSTGWHAIEFLLWGQDFNANGPGDRSYTDYTTATNATRRGEYLKAVTELLLDQLGEVRDAWQTDAAYRKEFTTTGDTKTMLSNMFRGIAALSKGELAGERLAVALASHDQEDEHSCFSDNTHVDIAMNFKGIQNVYMGTYARTDGTVIKGTGLADIVAQVSAQKNQAVLNAFGSTQTSVDKIVANAPFDQEILTDAGGYIAATIDGLRTLSDRIVDAAFSLGIQVNGNTE from the coding sequence ATGAAACGAACACTTACCTACCTTTCTCTGGCTGCCCTACTGACGCTGGCAGGTTGTAAAGACGAAAGTAATCCCTCAACGGTACCATCGACGGATGAACTCGAAAAAGCAGCACTGACCAACTATGCCAATCTGGTTTATGCCAATTATTCGGATGCTTACGACGGAGCCAAAGCCATGAGCGATAAAATTAATGCCTTTCTGGCTGCACCATCGGCGGCTGGGCTGGATGCGGCCCGGCAGGCCTGGCGCGATGCTCGTGTGCCTTATGGCCAAACGGAAGCATTCCGGTTTTATGGTGGACCTATCGATGGCGACAATGGACCGGAAAGCTATATCAACGGCTGGCCGCTCGACGAATCGTATATCGATTATGTGAAAGGCAGCCCTACGGCTGGTATCATCAACGATCCTGCGACCTATCCGACCATTACGAAGCAGTTGCTGATCGATCTGAACGAGAAAGACTCCGAAACGCACCTGAGCACTGGCTGGCATGCCATCGAATTTCTGCTGTGGGGGCAGGATTTTAACGCCAATGGCCCTGGCGACCGTTCGTATACCGACTACACCACAGCTACCAATGCAACCCGGCGGGGCGAGTACCTGAAAGCCGTTACTGAACTCTTGCTCGATCAGTTGGGCGAAGTAAGGGACGCCTGGCAAACCGATGCTGCCTATCGGAAAGAGTTTACCACAACGGGCGATACGAAAACCATGCTGTCGAATATGTTTCGGGGCATTGCTGCACTGAGTAAAGGAGAACTGGCAGGTGAGCGTCTGGCCGTAGCCCTGGCCAGCCACGACCAGGAAGATGAGCATTCCTGCTTCAGCGACAACACGCACGTGGATATTGCCATGAATTTTAAAGGCATTCAGAATGTGTATATGGGTACCTACGCCCGCACCGATGGCACCGTAATCAAAGGAACTGGTCTGGCCGACATTGTGGCGCAGGTGAGTGCGCAAAAAAATCAGGCTGTTCTGAATGCGTTCGGCAGTACGCAAACCAGCGTCGACAAAATTGTGGCGAATGCGCCATTTGATCAGGAGATTCTGACCGATGCGGGTGGCTACATTGCCGCTACCATTGATGGCCTGCGGACATTGAGCGATCGGATTGTAGATGCTGCATTCTCGCTGGGTATTCAGGTGAACGGAAATACCGAATAG